The Synechococcus sp. HK05 region TCATGACGCACGCAGAAATCCACCATCTTCAACAAGCTCGCCGGTGAGGATGTAGGGCTGCCAGTGATCGAGCGCCGCGCCGTGATCAGATCATTCGCATTGACCTGAATCGGATCGAGCACAACACCGAGCTGATGCAGGCGACCTCGCGGGGCCAGAGCCCCCATCACCGCACCCCAATCGAGAGCAGGATTCACCGTATTGATCACGAGATCAAACCGACCAGCCAGATCAGGGAGGCGCTCGAGCAATTGCACATGATGAGCACCAAAGCGCTTGGCTTCCTCCGCCTTGCTGAGGTTGGTGGTGAGAGCGGTGACTTCACAGCCCCAGGCCCGCGCGAATTGCAGAGCCATATGACCCAGCCCGCCGATCCCAATCACGGCCACGTGCGCCGTTGGTGACACCGCCTCATCGATCAACGGCGCAAACACCGTGATCCCACCGCAGAACAGCGGACCAGCCGCAGCTGGATCCATCCCCTCCGGCAGAGGAATCGCCCAGTCCTGACGGGCGGTGACGTGGCTGGCAAAGCCACCCTGACGGCCCACGATCGTGGCCTCCAGCGACCCACAGAGGTTGCCGGTGCCGCCCAGGCACTGGGGGCAATGGCAGCAGCTGCCGCTGATCCAGCCCAGACCGCGCAGCTGACCGATCACGCCGGGGTCAACACCCTCACCAACGCGAACGACCCGACCCACCACCTCATGGCCGGGGACCAATGGGTAGTCGCTGATCCCCCAATGGTTGTCGAGCATCGAGAGGTCGCTGTGGCAGAGGCCGCAGTGCAGCACCTCCATCACCAGCTCATTGGCGG contains the following coding sequences:
- a CDS encoding NAD(P)-dependent alcohol dehydrogenase; this translates as MSITVWQAQEAGGRLERAERPMLEPSANELVMEVLHCGLCHSDLSMLDNHWGISDYPLVPGHEVVGRVVRVGEGVDPGVIGQLRGLGWISGSCCHCPQCLGGTGNLCGSLEATIVGRQGGFASHVTARQDWAIPLPEGMDPAAAGPLFCGGITVFAPLIDEAVSPTAHVAVIGIGGLGHMALQFARAWGCEVTALTTNLSKAEEAKRFGAHHVQLLERLPDLAGRFDLVINTVNPALDWGAVMGALAPRGRLHQLGVVLDPIQVNANDLITARRSITGSPTSSPASLLKMVDFCVRHDIRPQVERLPMDRINEAIERLRRGDVRYRFVLDAV